One segment of Pseudomonas sp. FP2196 DNA contains the following:
- a CDS encoding TonB-dependent siderophore receptor encodes MSFHTTHRRSNLSPNLLALAICMAGVTPALAEDVAPVTPENSAAPATLELGATEIGATQMSSTTEGSQSYTTGPMQTATKLSLTMRETPQAVTVITRQRMDDQAMTSINDVVRATPGLFLSQAGGPGRQTYKSRGFDIDNIMYDGLPSSYQPYSMAVQPNLAMFDRVEIVRGATGLVTGAGNPSAAINMVRKRPTFTPQVTLTGAAGSWDDYRGEIDASGPLNDSGTLRGRVVGSYQGADSFRDKEENDHGLFYAIGEADLSDSTTATLGFSRQNEQTNYFWGGLPIGTNGHHLDLPRSTYGGSDWENKKLQIDTVFGEVEHRFDNDWKLHVAGSSSTLNGEFSGTYLSRYAGPLETTAYQSHNTDKQTAFDAFASGPFEAFGRTHELVVGASNRVYDATSKEYDPYTTAWPIGAPKPDFVRDGKTRNVTTQDAVYLTTRLSLADPLTLILGSRLDWYDNDDRTGDGDYKVTRNLTRYAGLIYKLDDHYSVYASYTDIFTPQTQKDLSGKLLEPIVGENYEVGIKGEYFNGALNASLAVFQMDQTNRSTLSENQLGCPVMTCYSASGKVRSQGIDLELQGALTENWQVGAGYTYTRAHYIKDADPANNNQRFETDTPEHLFKVSTLYRLQGPLEKFRVGGSVYWQSRMYNDIALTNGSYRLEQGSYAITDLMAGYEVNKHLDLQVNANNIFDRVYYSAIGTDVTWGSTDNYGNPRSYMLTAKYKF; translated from the coding sequence AAGACGTTGCGCCGGTCACGCCGGAAAACAGTGCTGCCCCCGCCACGCTGGAACTCGGCGCGACCGAAATCGGCGCCACGCAGATGAGCAGCACCACTGAAGGTTCGCAGTCCTACACCACCGGCCCGATGCAGACCGCGACCAAGCTGTCGCTGACCATGCGCGAAACGCCTCAGGCGGTGACCGTCATCACCCGCCAGCGCATGGACGATCAGGCCATGACCAGCATCAACGATGTGGTGCGGGCAACGCCGGGGCTATTCCTCAGTCAGGCCGGCGGTCCGGGCCGACAGACCTACAAGTCTCGCGGCTTCGACATCGACAACATCATGTACGACGGCCTGCCCAGCTCTTATCAGCCCTATTCGATGGCCGTGCAGCCGAACCTGGCGATGTTTGACCGGGTTGAAATCGTGCGCGGTGCGACCGGTCTCGTCACCGGTGCCGGCAACCCGTCTGCCGCGATCAACATGGTGCGCAAACGCCCGACATTCACTCCGCAAGTAACGCTGACCGGCGCAGCGGGCAGTTGGGATGATTACCGCGGCGAGATCGACGCCTCCGGTCCACTGAACGATAGCGGCACGTTGCGTGGCCGAGTAGTGGGTTCCTATCAGGGCGCCGACAGCTTCCGCGACAAAGAAGAAAACGATCACGGCTTGTTCTATGCCATCGGTGAAGCCGACCTGAGCGACAGCACCACCGCGACGCTGGGGTTCTCCCGTCAGAACGAACAGACCAACTATTTCTGGGGCGGCTTGCCGATCGGCACCAACGGCCACCACCTCGATCTGCCCCGCTCCACCTACGGCGGCTCCGATTGGGAGAACAAGAAGCTGCAGATCGACACGGTCTTCGGTGAAGTCGAACACCGCTTCGACAACGACTGGAAACTCCACGTAGCCGGCTCGTCCTCGACACTGAACGGCGAATTCTCCGGCACTTACCTGTCGCGTTACGCCGGCCCTCTGGAAACCACGGCGTACCAGTCGCACAACACCGACAAGCAGACCGCGTTCGATGCTTTCGCCAGCGGCCCGTTCGAAGCCTTCGGCCGCACCCACGAACTGGTCGTGGGTGCCAGCAACCGTGTCTACGATGCGACCTCCAAGGAATACGATCCCTACACCACCGCGTGGCCAATCGGGGCGCCGAAACCCGATTTTGTGCGTGACGGCAAAACCCGCAACGTCACCACACAAGATGCCGTTTACCTGACCACCCGCCTGAGTCTGGCCGATCCGCTGACGCTGATCCTCGGCAGCCGCCTGGACTGGTACGACAACGATGACCGCACCGGCGATGGCGACTACAAAGTCACCCGCAACCTGACGCGATATGCCGGCCTGATCTACAAACTCGACGACCACTACTCCGTTTACGCCAGCTACACCGACATCTTCACGCCACAAACCCAGAAAGATCTTTCCGGCAAGCTGCTGGAGCCGATCGTGGGTGAAAACTACGAGGTCGGCATCAAGGGCGAATATTTCAACGGTGCACTGAACGCCAGTCTGGCGGTATTCCAGATGGATCAGACCAACCGCTCAACCCTGTCGGAAAATCAGTTGGGTTGCCCGGTCATGACCTGCTACAGCGCATCTGGCAAAGTCCGCAGCCAAGGCATTGATCTTGAACTGCAAGGCGCACTTACCGAAAACTGGCAGGTCGGCGCCGGCTACACCTACACCCGCGCCCACTACATCAAGGACGCAGACCCAGCCAACAATAATCAGCGTTTCGAAACCGACACGCCCGAGCACTTGTTCAAGGTCTCCACCCTGTACCGCCTCCAGGGGCCACTGGAAAAATTCCGCGTCGGTGGCAGCGTCTACTGGCAAAGTCGCATGTACAACGACATCGCGCTGACCAATGGCAGCTATCGCCTTGAACAGGGCAGTTACGCGATTACTGACTTGATGGCTGGCTACGAAGTCAATAAACACCTGGACCTGCAGGTCAACGCGAACAACATCTTTGATCGTGTCTACTACTCCGCCATCGGCACCGACGTCACGTGGGGCTCTACCGACAACTACGGCAATCCGCGCAGTTATATGC